tatagaaatgttagaaaattttctattttttagttatagaaatattatagaattgttagaaatttttctgttttttagttatagaaatatttatagaaatgttagaaatgcaTGCCAACTTCAAGAAtgaaaatattactatatatatatagctactttatatattttagtaagaaaactaatagaagtagtttatttttagtaaattcttagttgaattatttgaattaatagaactagtttatttttagtaagaaaatttagatatctgatatttgatgatctaattaaaatattactatatagaactaactactttattttagtaagaaaattaatagaacaagtttatttttagtaaatgcttagttgaattagttgaattaatagaagtagttgaattaatagaactagtaagtgtttaatgtttcacctatatgaacatagaaaatgtcgtctgacgacgaaaaagatttcattaagtgcgaatactgtgaagaccagcgcggcctgtgcgacagaaatttcctagttgatgataggcgcttcagcatcaagcagaccttcgaagtggatacagtaagtcacaacgacaagtcgtttttcgtaattaagcatgacttatatatgcttcatttgcttcaacttataattttaaattttcactattctactagcgcatcccctgccatgcaagaatttttgtcttggataagataggtttcagtgctatggaaactatggaggtaaagataGTTTACCTGAAGAcggagcatggttatactttcaacgtcaaattatacaatgcagacacgtacacctattttgaatgcaaaacttggcaagcactatgcaaggcttatgcatttgagcctggtatggttatcacctttgatattcgtccggaagatgatattgaaggtaataaagacatctgggtcgatgtgcagacgcctccagttctaccattatgttagtttctcaaccatatttaagtctttgatattgtttattcaaaaatagttgacaacaaatttctattgacagcttatttccattcaagcaaacatgtccggtgcttggtagataggacctactactgtcccagagctgaactaaactgcgaggagataagtcattatgtttcatggcttgaggatcttcatactgtcaagacaaattttcttcctgcacttggaaatgttagtactcaaaacgtgcgaccaatagtgatcgtattgaactacggtcacatctatgaaagatggtaagatttttactatttgtcctcagtgcatcttttgcatacattatttttttgctaaactttcattgctaagtatattaattactatatgatgttctttaacagggactcccgatgacagttgtgcctcagtggatcgagactaaaggtcacatgtcaatggttagcttacggccaagatatcctacattgcacatgagtgcattcaggatttctaatagcgatgaatgcttaatagtgaaagattggagcaaaattgttaacgatcccagagaagtactagggggcagcaatgagaagcgcagcccacgattaggagacaggttcatctgcatgctccagtatgatgaatcaggagagctatacatgttctatgctattttacctgagagagagagcagcgGGAGTGATTTAACTAGtccatgctcttagtacttgtcctctcatggccgtgttcttcgtcctgaacttaatctcaaagggtgatttgcttttgtggtgttatgaacgcttataatatcatgaccatgttgaacttgatgatatctttgcttctggtacaagtgaatgttttttctttaagctagtgttggtggtgattagatagcggtaatgactatgatgattaaacagtggtaatgacgactatgatgatttttagctagctagtatactgttgttgatgatatgatgcaagagtttttatattaatatgatgatgatgatgatgagttattatatcatttatgaaagaaaccgcagattagtttaagctggatggatcctagctaagtgatcaactatatgccatatccatattatacttgatcacttaattataggtgatcaagtataatatggatattgcatatacttgatcacttaattagctagctaggatccacatgcatccagtcaaaactaatctgcggtactttcacctaatgatttaacaactaaaataatcactaaattaaattgaaaacacaaaattaaaggaaaaataaaaaataataccaaaacgcccccaaacatttagtaccggttggtgttaccaaccggtactaaagtcctgcacgcacccgggcctggctcgtgccacgtggtggcgctttagcgccggttcgtgatgaaccggtactaaaggggggggccttagtccccactctttagtgccggttgtggaaccggcactaaaggcccttacgaaccggcgctaaagctaggttctgcactagtgtgagtTCCTTTCGACAATCAATAAAAGCCCATTGTGTACATAGGCATATTGGACAGGCACATAAGGATGAGCTTGTCCCATACAGATTGAATTTACCACACCAAGGTGCCACTCTGCATGTTTCGCACAAAAAAGGGTCCAATTTGTCAAATATTATTTGAGCTTTTAGATATTTGCTTGACATGCTATTAAACTTTCATATAAAATTGTTATCCCATTATTTTTttcgaaacagaggcaaaagttTTATCTCCTCGCATTAATAAAGAAGAAGGTTAACAAGTTTCAAGGTTCGTTTGCCTCAACAAATGGAAAACAAAAGCCTACTCTCGCGACATGAGTGAACTCAAGTGCTTCACCCCGGCGGTAATCCAATCCTTGACCTCATTCTTGATGTGTGCAATGATTATGGTCGGCATAGTAGACTTAATTCTTAAAACCCTTGCATTTCTATCATTCCACGACTCCTAGATGACCAACACTACAAGCAAGGCCATCGCCCGTCTCATATGCTCTTCTCGCAACACTTCAGCCTCCCACCAAGCATGAACCGAGAGGAGCCCTTGCCAGGAAGTGGTGTCGAGCTCTAGTGCATCAATCCAAGATTTGGCGGTGTTCCAAATTATTTCTGATAGAGAACCCACATGTGAACAACATATGGGCTGCCGACTCAGGCTTCCTCTTGCATAGCTGACATAAACCACAGTTTGGTCAGCCTCTTCTCTCCAAACGGTCGTCCATACTCTATTTTGAGGACGAGCCAATTGAAAAAATTGCACTTGAGGTGCCTTAGATGACCCAAACTATTGGCACCATGATGGTATCAATTGCCCCATGGGAATGGGTCACGCCAGGGAATACTTACCATTGGCGGTCATCTTCCAAACAATATTGTCAGAAATGTCATCGTGGAGATACACTTGTTCTAGACTTGCTCAAAGGGCGCAAAATTGCACAATGTGGGTTACCAAGAGCCCAAAAGTCATGTCAATCTTCTTAAGCCAAGAAATATTGTGCAAAACGTCTCGCACGGAGAGGCTCCTGCCAGTCGAGGTATCAAAGACGAGGGGCACAATATCCTTTGGCTTGGAcccaagaagccaaggggagtgccaaaACTTGGTGGTCTGGCTATCGCCCACCATGATGGTAGTTGCGATGTAGAAGAGGTCCATGTGCACCTTGCTGCAAGGCGTCCCCAATCTAACCCAAGCTTGATTAGGCTCCTTCCATTGGTACCATGGCCAACGCAATCAGAGCGCTCTAGCATACTTGCACAAATCCAAAATCCCCTAGCCTCCAAACTTCCTTGGCATATAGACCAGCTTCCACCACGCCTTGCATTGACCACCAGAAACCTTGTTGAAGCTTTCCACCACCACAAGCATCCCATGTTAGGACTAGGAGCGTGATATGGTAGACCGCCTGCTCCGTTGGGACCGCTTTGACAAGGGCAACCTTGCCAACTGCCATGATGTTGCCTCCCTACCAGGGGACGAGCTTACCCACCACCTTGTCGACGAGATGCTCCAAATCAATCCTCTAATGACAGTGCATAGACAGAGGTAGCTCGAGATATATCATGGGGAAGGTGGCCTACTTGGCAGGAAAACTCTCGAGGACCTTGTCAAGTTCGATGTCAGTGCATCAGATGGGGGCCACAACCATCTTCTCCAACTTCGTCACAAGGCTTGTTACCTCCCCAAAACCATGCAGAATGGCGGTAGGGCGCTAAATATCCACCCGAATTGGCGCCACAAAATGACCGTGCCGTCTGCATATAAGGAGGTGCGAATGAAAGCAGCCCTCCCACCCACCGAATGGAGATGGTCCCCGTGAGTGGCGATGTCCAGGAGGTTCTGAAGCAAGTCGATCGCAAACACAAAGGGAAGTGGGGAGAGCGGGTCTCCATGAGAAAGGCCCCTCACATGCTTGATCGGCTCCCCCAAGAACTCAGCGAGACCCTCAAAGTCGAGGATTGCATAAGAGCGGCAAGCATGTCTCGGAATTTTACCAAGAACCCCCTACGGTGGAGAAGATTGAACAAGTGGTCCCACCAAATAGAATCGAGGTCTTCTTGGTGTCCAACTTAAACAAGAGAGTTAGCTTCTTTAACCTGTGCAGCTTACGCCCCAAATTGTGAACATATAGAAAGTTTTCATGGATACTCCATGACTTGATGAAAGCACTCTGGGTCCGGGAAACGAGCATGTGCATGAAGGGTGCAAGACGCGAGGCCATCATCTTTGCCACAAAAAAATCACGGTCGTGTCGATGATACTAATAGGCCGAAAAAAATCATAGATTCACTCGGCGGCATCCTTCTTGGGGAGAAGCGCGATGTTGGCCGTGTTGACCCACTGGAAGTGCTTTGCATGCAGGGGCATGGAAGAACGCACCATATAAGCCTTCGGGGCCCGACGCCTTGTCCTTAGACATTTGCACAGTGGCATCAGTGACCTCCTTCTTTGTGATAGGGTCGCCAAGGGTCGACAGGTTGCATTGTGTGAAGTCCATGCCCTCCCAATTGAAATTATGCGTCCTTCTCTGGCTCTTGTGCAGTATGGACCTGAGGTGCTCCTGGGTCAACTTCTCTCTCTCATCATGATGCACCATTGCGGAGCCGGTGGACGAAGTTCTTCCTTCTACGGGCATTCACACGTAAGTGAAACAAAATCATGTGTTGGCGTCACCCTTCTTGTGGTTAGTTATCCGCAAGCATTGCCTTTTACATGCTCACTCGAGGACGACCAGGCTAATGACCCTCCTCTTGAGCCTCCTCCTCAAATCTCCCTCCTCCGGTGATAGAGTTCTCAAATCTTTTCTGTCGAGTTCAACACCTGATGACTCCACAGTTACACTTGTTCGTGCTAGTTGACACCTGATAATCTCCTGTTGTCACGAGCCCAGTAAATCTGACATGTACTCTGTTTGGTTGATACTGGTCTGTACTCTCTTTGCAGGTTACCTGGAAGGGCCTTTGCAAGGGGAGGGCACGTATGGCTTAGTAGAGCAAATGAAGTTGACAGCAGGGCATTCTCAAGAGCAATACTTGCCAGGGTACTTTTCTTTTCTTAATTTTCCCAAACCATTCGTTAGTTGGCGCTTAATCTGCAGCGCATGCAAaatcataattaagcatgacaaaAACTAGATGAACAAATTGAGTAGAAAGAATGAAAAAGCATAATTCTTTACCTAATGGTAGACATACAAAGTGATTGGGGCAACAACAGGAAATGCATACCAGTGATTGGAGTAGGGATATGTGCAACAGGAAATGCAAAGTGTATAAACATGCTATAATGGCGAAGCCAACACGAATCTGTACAATTCAGTTTCCCCCCTTCTTTGTCTGATGATATTTTCCTTCTCATTTGGTGCATAACAAATTTCGGTGGCAATGAATTGCAGAGTGCAGGAATCAAGGTATTTCCCCTATAAGCGTAGCTATTTACCAATTATAAATTTCTACCTACAAACTTCGTCTAATATCCATTATCTGTACATCAATCATATCACAGACGATCGTATGCATGCTGATTGTCGACGGTGTCCTGGAGATCGGGACCACAAAAAAGAAAAGGTGAATTCACATTGTATTATTTCATTATAAACTAACCTGCTTCTCATTACTTCTGCCAAAAAAAATCTGCTTCTTATAACTGTGAGGATAAATCAGGGAAAATAGAGGCTTTGACTAATCAAAATGCACATATTTTAGGTGGAGGAAGAGATAGGTTTGGTCCAGTATGCGATGGCCATCTTCATGGATCAACAAGAAGCCCACATGATCCCCAGCATCTGCCATTCCAACCAAACCAGCCACATTGATCAACAGTCATTCCAGACACACACTTGTCAGACAAAGCAGGAGCCAAACAAGTTTGACACGGAGTACGAGGATGATGAGATGgagtacgacgacgacgacgagatcGACGCGGGGTGCGCATCGGGTTCAGCAAGCGATGATGATCAGGCAACACATAATGCAAGGAGCAGCGAGCTGATGCAGGTTGAGATGTCAGAAAGGGGGAGAGATGGCTGCTCAAGCAACCTGGGCGATGAGATCCAAATGCTGATGGTCTGCCAGAACGGTACTAGTGACCATTCCAATTTGCATGGGCAAGATGAGCCTTGGCATTTTCTCTACGAGGAGCTATGCAGTGGCTACCCTCAATCGTcaggtagtaattccatttctcaTTCTCTTGATTTTTCTGGCTAACGTCTGACCTCTTTTGGTGTCCTCTCTGTATCCCAGCTGCAGGTGAAGACCAAGCAATGGCTGAAAATGCTCACTACGCACAGACAGTCTCGCTGATCCTGCACCGCAACAACGCCCTGAGACAAGCCGACGGCCTGCACACCGGGTCCTACCTGGCAATCTCGCACCGATCTTCATTCTCCAGATGGGATGCTGGCATCCATGGACGCACGGTCGCCCAAGGCGCCGCCCGGCAGAAGATGCTCAAGAGTGTCCTCCTGTTCTTCAATGCTACCTGCAACAAGCCACCTGGTGATCTGAGGTGCGACGAAGCCGGTGCGCGGAGGGAGGTCGACTTCGGCGCCAGCCATGTCATGCAGGAGCGGAAGAGAAGGGGGAAGCTCAACGAGAGGTTCATCATCCTGCGGTCCCTGGTGCCCTTCGTCACCAAGGTACGTGCACGACCTTCAGCCAAAAAGATTCAGTTATATTTGTTTCAAACAAATTCAGTACTAACCAGGAACTTTAACCAGAATTCCTTCAGTTATTTTTGCTTACAAAAAGAGAGATTCAGTAACCTTGCATGGATCTGTAACCAAATTCAGACATCTTCTTTCCATGGTTATCAGATGGACAAGGCCTCGATACTCGGCGACACGATCGAGTACGTGAAGCAGCTGACGAAACGTATCCAGGACCTTGAATCATCGACAGTCAGGGGGCCGACGATGTCGAGAGAGAAGCGTGCGCTGCTGACGGGCATGGAAgggcccagcagcagcagcggtagcagcagcagcgcccCGGTGGCCACGGACGTGCAGGTCTCCATCATCGAGAGCGACGCGCTGCTGGAGCTCCGGTGCCCCGACAGGCGCGGCCTGCTGGTGGCCATCATGCAGGCGCTCCAGGAGCAGCTCCGGCTCGAGGTCACCTCCGTCCAGGCGTCGTCGGACCACGGCGTGCTGCTCGCCGAAATGCGAGCCAAGGTACAGGGCCATTTATTCTTGGTTCATTCATCTGTCTGAACGTTACTTTAATGCTGGCTTGTTTGCTGCATGAATACATGCAGGTGAGGGAGGTGCATGGGAGGAGGAGCAGCATTTCGCAAGTGAAGAGAGCGATCCATCTCATCATCTCATCGGGATGAGCGGATGTGCAACAGATCGGTACTAGCATATGCCATCAGCTCTCCCTTGATGCTTATGAATCGATAAGAAGCACCCTTTGTCGAAAAATTTCATCAGGCTTAGTTTTTTTTAGCCtctgttcatatatatatatatatacacacggtTTTGGTAATTTACATGCAGATGAAAACAATTCGCTTTCATCCGTTTTCTGTGCCGTGCGATCTGTGCGCGGAGATTCGTGTGTTTGGCCCATTATTTGTCTCTTTTTTGTCTCGTTTCTCTTATCGGCCTGTGTGGTTGACCCGTTATTTTTCCCATCGCAACCCCGCGCGCTTGTGTCGCTCTCCTCCTCCCAGCCCCTCTGTCATTTCTAACACGCAACCCCAAACAGAGTCGAGCGAGAGGAGAGAGACAGCCATGGCGATTTGGAGCTCCGCCTCGCCGCTCGATCCAGTGTTTTGGTGGTGACTCGTCCGCGCTCTACCTCGTGCTGCCCCGGTTCCTCTGCTTCCCTTCTGTTCCTGGCAGCGGGATCTGCGACATCTCTCGGCCCCGCACCGACCCGTCCCCATTTCCGCCGCTGGCGATTTTGTTCGTTGGATTCGGTATTTTTCCCCTTCCCTTTTTGTTGTTCCTGTGATCTGTTAGGTAGTGAGTTGGTTTTGTCTGTCAGATGTGTTGATTGTATCCATCCCCCGCAGCTATTTTCCGTGTAGATTTGTTTAGGTTGCGCCGTTTCTGGGATGCGTTTGGTTGATCTGCTAAGCGTGGTAGCTGGGATGCGCGTTGAGCTGCTGATCTGTACTTGGTTGGTTGTTCGAATTCGAGTTGTTCCTGTCAGGTTGGCTTGCTTAGTTGTAGTAGTCTGATGTATTCAGTCAATTCGAAcggatctattctgttccctggcCTAAATCCCTAGACCGCGTTTTTCTTCACTGGTATCGCTTAGTGGGTATGTTGTTTACTCTGCAATTCCTATTTGGATTTATAGTGATTTACAGTGCAATCCTCATTGTTTTTTAGAGTGATCTACAGTGTAATTCATATTGGTTTTTATTGATGTTTCACTGTAATTCGTAGTGGGTTCCCACTGTAATTTTCTAGTGGGTAGGTAGTAGATTGTAGTGTACTCCTTGGTTATTTTACAGTGTAATTACAGTGTATTTTGTCAGTGGATTTGCACCGTATTTGCTAGTGGAATAACAGTGCACGTGTCATGTATAATTACAGTGTATTTTTGTCAGTGGAGATGCATTGTATTTGTTAGTGGAATTACAGTGTATTTGTCGGTGGATGTACAGTGTAATTTGATAGCTGATTTACAGTGTAATTGACTTGGATTTTTATAGTGGAATTGCGTTTGGATTTACAGTGTATTTGTCAGTAAATTTACAGTGTAAATTCAGTGTAATTACACTGTAATTGTGAGTGTATTTACAGTGGAATTACAGTGTGTAGCTTGATATTGTATGTTTTATAGTAGAGAAATTGTGACCGTTTTGTGATGCATCGCTAGTTTGCAATTGATATTCGGAATTGCTAACTTTCAGCTGGATGAAAATAATTGGGCTTCATTCGTTTTTTCAGCCGTGT
This DNA window, taken from Triticum aestivum cultivar Chinese Spring chromosome 1D, IWGSC CS RefSeq v2.1, whole genome shotgun sequence, encodes the following:
- the LOC123180465 gene encoding transcription factor BHLH42-like; amino-acid sequence: MEMVPVSGDVQEVLKQVDRKHKGKWGERVSMRKAPHMLDRLPQELSETLKVEDCIRAASMSRNFTKNPLRWRRLNKWSHQIESRVAKGRQVALCEVHALPIEIMRPSLALVQYGPEVLLGQLLSLIMMHHCGAGGRSSSFYGHSHLSASIAFYMLTRGRPRLPGRAFARGGHVWLSRANEVDSRAFSRAILARSAGIKVEEEIGLVQYAMAIFMDQQEAHMIPSICHSNQTSHIDQQSFQTHTCQTKQEPNKFDTEYEDDEMEYDDDDEIDAGCASGSASDDDQATHNARSSELMQVEMSERGRDGCSSNLGDEIQMLMVCQNGTSDHSNLHGQDEPWHFLYEELCSGYPQSSGEDQAMAENAHYAQTVSLILHRNNALRQADGLHTGSYLAISHRSSFSRWDAGIHGRTVAQGAARQKMLKSVLLFFNATCNKPPGDLRCDEAGARREVDFGASHVMQERKRRGKLNERFIILRSLVPFVTKTSSFHGYQMDKASILGDTIEYVKQLTKRIQDLESSTVRGPTMSREKRALLTGMEGPSSSSGSSSSAPVATDVQVSIIESDALLELRCPDRRGLLVAIMQALQEQLRLEVTSVQASSDHGVLLAEMRAKVREVHGRRSSISQVKRAIHLIISSG